In the Cheilinus undulatus linkage group 19, ASM1832078v1, whole genome shotgun sequence genome, one interval contains:
- the LOC121527681 gene encoding uncharacterized protein LOC121527681, translating to MAPVGWFCAAILAVGTFELCRAGPLHAQCKVEWYFGIPCKVVYESLVSQIKKWRTMTGCTMGGQKCLYKSALNVRTLSPPGTVAASKDFLGLPEAFFFFGILALVGPESSSDCSNPALPLMDLELKSASVHFIAAKHTTPFKRYVDDINFRLVSYHFFSSCHVSAMSISETWYAVRDHGTNYCNLYNLMDGSGLTEARGYREVTSDFLCTERSSANCTIY from the exons ATGGCTCCAGTTGGATGGTTCTGTGCAGCGATCCTGGCTGTTGGTACCTTTGAGCTGTGTCGTGCAGGACCTCTTCATGCCCAGTGCAAAGTTGAATG GTACTTTGGGATACCATGCAAAGTGGTTTATGAATCCCTCGTCTCTCAGATTAAGAAGTGGAGAACCATGACTGGCTGCACCATGGGGGGACAGAAGTGCCTCTACaag TCTGCTCTAAATGTGAGGACTCTGTCTCCTCCTGGAACCGTGGCTGCTTCCAAGGACTTTCTTGGTCTTCCTgaagcctttttctttttcgGCATCCTGGCTTTGGTGGGTCCTGAATCCTCCTCAGATTGCAGTAATCCAGCTCTTCCTCTGATGGACTTGGAG ctgaagTCTGCCTCCGTCCATTTCATAGCAGCCAAACACACCACTCCCTTCAAGAGATATGTGGATGACATCAATTTCCGGCTGGTCTCCTATCACTTCTTCAGTAGCTGTCACGTTTCA GCCATGTCCATCTCAGAGACCTGGTATGCAGTCAGAGACCATGGCACAAACTACTGCAACCTCTACAACCTGATGGATG gaaGTGGTCTAACTGAAGCCAGAGGTTACAGAGAGGTCACCAGTGACTTCCTGTGTACTGAGCGCTCCTCTGCTAACTGCACTATCTACTGA